Proteins encoded together in one Lathyrus oleraceus cultivar Zhongwan6 chromosome 5, CAAS_Psat_ZW6_1.0, whole genome shotgun sequence window:
- the LOC127088230 gene encoding endochitinase A2 gives MSKLRIPILLVLFIVSCCSAEQCGTQAGGALCPGGLCCSKFGWCGSTSEYCGDGCQSQCSGSSGGGGTLSSLISGDTFNNMLKHRNDNACQGKGFYTYDAFLSAAKAFPNFANKGDTATKKREIAAFLGQTSHETTGGWPTAPDGPYAWGYCFLREQNPSTYCQASSEFPCASGKQYYGRGPIQISWNYNYGQCGRAIGVDLLNNPDLVATDPVVSFKTALWFWMTPQSPKPSCHDVITGGWSPSSGDRAAGRLPGYGTVTNIINGGLECGRGQDSRVQDRIGFYKRYCDIFGIGYGANLDCYSQRPFGSSLSLSSILLDTVAAA, from the coding sequence ATGAGCAAGTTAAGAATCCCAATACTATTAGTACTATTTATAGTCTCCTGCTGCTCAGCAGAGCAATGCGGAACACAAGCTGGGGGTGCTTTGTGCCCCGGTGGATTATGCTGCAGCAAATTCGGTTGGTGCGGTTCAACCTCCGAATACTGCGGTGATGGTTGCCAGAGTCAATGTAGTGGAAGCAGCGGCGGTGGCGGCACCCTTTCTAGCCTCATCTCCGGTGACACCTTCAACAACATGCTCAAACATCGCAATGATAATGCTTGTCAAGGGAAAGGCTTTTACACCTACGACGCTTTCCTATCAGCTGCAAAGGCTTTCCCCAACTTCGCCAATAAAGGAGATACCGCCACTAAAAAAAGAGAAATCGCTGCTTTCTTAGGTCAAACTTCTCACGAAACCACCGGTGGATGGCCAACTGCACCCGATGGTCCCTACGCTTGGGGATACTGCTTTCTCAGAGAACAGAATCCCAGCACCTACTGCCAAGCAAGCTCTGAATTTCCATGTGCTTCTGGAAAACAATACTACGGTAGAGGTCCCATTCAGATCTCATGGAATTACAACTACGGACAGTGTGGAAGAGCGATTGGTGTTGACTTGCTCAATAATCCAGACCTCGTCGCTACTGATCCTGTTGTATCCTTCAAGACCGCTTTATGGTTCTGGATGACGCCTCAGTCACCTAAACCATCCTGCCACGACGTTATCACCGGAGGATGGAGTCCGTCGAGTGGCGATCGTGCGGCGGGGAGGCTTCCCGGATACGGAACAGTGACGAACATCATAAACGGAGGACTTGAATGCGGGAGAGGACAGGATAGTAGAGTGCAGGATCGGATCGGGTTTTACAAGAGATACTGTGACATATTTGGAATTGGATACGGAGCTAATCTGGACTGTTACTCTCAGAGGCCATTCGGATCTTCACTCTCATTATCATCAATCCTTCTCGACACCGTCGCAGCAGCCTAG
- the LOC127087817 gene encoding alanine--tRNA ligase, chloroplastic/mitochondrial isoform X2, with the protein MEGLAVQLPRLLPFPLPKYAVPFSTSISTSTGFISLKQLQLSPRPPRFPFCTPSSHSQPQPEQLTVVDNSVTGDSIRQRFLAFYASRGHKVLPSASLVPDDPTVLLTIAGMLQFKPIFLAKVPRQVPRATTAQRCIRTNDINNVGQTSRHHTFFEMLGNFSFGDYFKKQAIQWAWDLSTVEFGLPPERLWISVYQDDDETFQLWSQQVGVPVERIKRLGEDDNFWTSGATGPCGPCSEIYYDFHPERGYDDADLGDDTRFIEFYNLVFMQYNKKDDGSLEPLKQMNIDTGLGLERMARILQKVPNNYETDLILPIIEKASELANVSYGISDDQTKRYLRIVGDHMRAIVFLISDGVVPSNVGRGYVVRRLIRRVVRTSRLLGIKGDGRGDLEGAFLPIIAEKVVELSTHIDADVKNRAPRILEELKREELRFVQTLERGEKLLEEKLADAISTAERNGTVPCLAGEDVFILYDTYGFPMEITKEVAEERGVSIDMNGFDIEMEKQRRQSQAAHNTVKLAVGSGTNIADSVPDTEFIGYDSLYCKAIIASLVVNGDPAVRVSEGSNVEILLNKTPFYAESGGQIGDHGFLYISQGENQPKAVVEIIDVQKSFGNIFVHKGTVHKGAVEVGKQVEATVDVKLRQRAQVHHTATHLLQAALKKVIGQETSQAGSLVAFDRLRFDFNFHRPLLDSELVEIEVLINGWVQDAILLQTKVMPIADAKREGAIAMFGEKYGEEVRVVEVPGVSMELCGGTHVSNTSEIRGFKIISEQGIASGVRRIEAVAGEAFIEYVNARDSYLKQLCSTLKVKPEEVTARIENLLEELRAARNENSTVRAKAAVYKASVIASKAFLVGNSNQYRILVEWLDDVDAESLKSAAEYLMETLADPAAIVLGSCPGEGKVSLVAAFTPGVVDQGIQAGKFIGQIAKLCGGGGGGRPNFAQAGGRKPENLAAALEKAKSELIANLSEKGN; encoded by the exons ATGGAAGGATTGGCAGTTCAGCTCCCACGGCTCCTTCCATTCCCGCTTCCTAAATATGCCGTTCCGTTTTCTACTTCCATTTCCACCTCCACCG GATTTATTTCTCTCAAACAACTACAACTATCTCCACGTCCTCCTCGTTTTCCCTTTTGTACACCATCATCTCATTCCCAGCCTCAACCCGAACAACTCACCGTCGTCGATAATTCTGTCACCGGTGATTCAATACGCCAAAGATTTCTCGCTTTTTATGCTTCCCGTGGTCACAAGGTCCTTCCTAGTGCTTCTTTAGTCCCAGATGACCCCACTGTTCTCCTCACTATCGCTGGAATGCTTCAATTCAAACCCATCTTCCTCGCAAAG GTTCCTAGACAAGTCCCTCGTGCTACTACTGCACAAAGGTGCATCCGTACCAATGATATCAACAACGTTGGCCAAACCTCACGCCATCATACCTTCTTTGAGATGCTTGGAAACTTCAGCTTTGGTGATTACTTTAAAAAACAAGCTATTCAATGGGCATGGGACCTATCTACCGTTGA GTTCGGTTTGCCTCCGGAGAGATTATGGATTAGTGTATATCAAGACGATGATGAAACTTTTCAGTTATGGTCTCAACAG GTTGGTGTCCCCGTTGAGCGAATTAAGAGGTTGGGTGAAGATGACAATTTTTGGACCAGTGGAGCAACAGGTCCCTGCGGTCCGTGCTCCGAAATTTATTATGATTTTCATCCCGAGAGGGGATATGACGATGCC GATCTTGGCGATGATACACGGTTTATAGAGTTTTACAATCTAGTTTTCATGCAATACAACAAAAAAGACGATGGTTCTCTTGAACCACTAAAGCAGATGAACATAGATACTGGCCTCGGTCTCGAGCGCATGGCTCGCATTCTTCAAAAG GTTCCAAACAACTATGAAACTGACTTGATTCTCCCCATTATAGAGAAGGCATCTGAATTAGCAAATGTTTCATATGGAATTTCGGATGATCAGACCAAGAGGTATCTGAGA ATTGTAGGAGATCACATGCGTGCAATTGTGTTTCTCATATCGGATGGTGTCGTCCCATCAAATGTTGGGAGAGGTTATGTTGTTCGGCGACTTATCAGAAGGGTTGTTCGCACAAGCAGGTTGCTTGGTATAAAAGGGGATGGTAGAGGAGACCTTGAAGGAGCTTTTTTACCTATCATTGCCGAGAAAGTAGTAGAATTAAGTACGCACATTGATGCTGATGTGAAGAACAGAGCACCCCGTATCCTCGAGGAGTTGAAGAGAGAAGAGCTTCGGTTTGTTCAGACACTTGAGAGAGGAGAAAAGTTGCTTGAGGAGAAGCTTGCTGATGCTATATCAACTGCTGAAAGAAATGGAACCGTGCCTTGCTTGGCTGGTGAAGATGTGTTCATTTTGTACGATACTTACGGTTTCCCAATGGAAATAACAAAAGAAGTGGCTGAAGAGCGTGGTGTGAGTATTGACATGAATGGTTTTGATATTGAGATGGAGAAGCAAAGGCGGCAGTCTCAAGCCGCACACAATACTGTCAAGCTTGCCGTTGGAAGTGGGACAAATATTGCAGACAGTGTACCTGACACTGAATTTATTGGATATGATAGTCTTTATTGTAAAGCCATCATAGCAAGCCTAGTGGTAAATGGTGATCCAGCTGTACGTGTTAGTGAAGGGAGTAATGTAGAAATTTTGCTGAACAAGACTCCATTTTATGCTGAATCTGGAGGACAAATTGGAGATCATGGTTTTCTATATATTTCACAGGGTGAGAATCAACCTAAAGCTGTTGTGGAAATAATAGATGTTCAGAAGTCTTTTGGTAATATATTTGTTCACAAGGGCACAGTCCATAAGGGTGCTGTAGAGGTTGGCAAACAAGTGGAAGCAACAGTAGATGTTAAGTTGAGGCAACGAGCCCAG GTTCATCATACTGCTACTCATTTACTACAAGCTGCACTTAAAAAAGTCATTGGTCAGGAGACCTCTCAAGCTGGTTCTTTGGTGGCTTTTGATCGTCTCAGGTTTGATTTCAACTTCCACCGTCCACTTCTTGACAGCGAGCTTGTAGAAATTGAAGTGCTGATCAACGGATGGGTTCAGGATGCAATTCTCCTTCAGACCAAAGTGATGCCCATTGCTGATGCAAAAAGGGAAGGAGCAATTGCAATGTTTGGAGAAAAGTATGGTGAAGAG GTACGTGTCGTGGAGGTTCCTGGAGTATCGATGGAACTTTGTGGTGGAACTCATGTCAGTAATACTTCTGAAATTCGTGGTTTTAAAATAATTTCAGAGCAGGGTATTGCATCTGGTGTCAGGCGAATAGAAGCTGTAGCTGGGGAAGCTTTCATTGAATATGTCAATGCCCGAGATTCTTATCTGAAACAGTTATGTTCAACTCTCAAA GTGAAACCTGAAGAAGTAACTGCAAGGATAGAAAACCTTTTAGAGGAGTTACGGGCAGCAAGAAATGAAAACTCCACCGTGCGTGCAAAAGCAGCAGTCTACAAAGCTTCAGTTATTGCAAGCAAAGCATTTCTCGTGGGGAATTCAAACCAGTACAG GATACTAGTTGAGTGGTTGGATGATGTTGATGCGGAGTCGCTTAAAAGTGCTGCAGAATATTTGATGGAAACGTTAGCAGATCCAGCTGCTATTGTTCTGGGCTCGTGTCCAGGTGAAGGGAAGGTTAGTCTAGTGGCTGCTTTTACTCCAGGGGTGGTTGACCAGGGGATTCAGGCAGGTAAATTTATCGGACAAATAGCAAAATTGTGTGGTGGCGGAGGAGGTGGAAGGCCCAATTTTGCTCAGGCTGGTGGGAGGAAGCCTGAAAATTTGGCTGCTGCCCTCGAGAAGGCTAAATCCGAGCTTATAGCTAATCTGAGTGAAAAAGGGAACTGA
- the LOC127087817 gene encoding alanine--tRNA ligase, chloroplastic/mitochondrial isoform X1 has protein sequence MEGLAVQLPRLLPFPLPKYAVPFSTSISTSTGFISLKQLQLSPRPPRFPFCTPSSHSQPQPEQLTVVDNSVTGDSIRQRFLAFYASRGHKVLPSASLVPDDPTVLLTIAGMLQFKPIFLAKVPRQVPRATTAQRCIRTNDINNVGQTSRHHTFFEMLGNFSFGDYFKKQAIQWAWDLSTVEFGLPPERLWISVYQDDDETFQLWSQQVGVPVERIKRLGEDDNFWTSGATGPCGPCSEIYYDFHPERGYDDADLGDDTRFIEFYNLVFMQYNKKDDGSLEPLKQMNIDTGLGLERMARILQKVPNNYETDLILPIIEKASELANVSYGISDDQTKRYLRIVGDHMRAIVFLISDGVVPSNVGRGYVVRRLIRRVVRTSRLLGIKGDGRGDLEGAFLPIIAEKVVELSTHIDADVKNRAPRILEELKREELRFVQTLERGEKLLEEKLADAISTAERNGTVPCLAGEDVFILYDTYGFPMEITKEVAEERGVSIDMNGFDIEMEKQRRQSQAAHNTVKLAVGSGTNIADSVPDTEFIGYDSLYCKAIIASLVVNGDPAVRVSEGSNVEILLNKTPFYAESGGQIGDHGFLYISQGENQPKAVVEIIDVQKSFGNIFVHKGTVHKGAVEVGKQVEATVDVKLRQRAQVQKLWTHSFLLGESSVVIKFDIDNSLHHCSHAYFKIPSLQVVQDDSECNVTGALQVHHTATHLLQAALKKVIGQETSQAGSLVAFDRLRFDFNFHRPLLDSELVEIEVLINGWVQDAILLQTKVMPIADAKREGAIAMFGEKYGEEVRVVEVPGVSMELCGGTHVSNTSEIRGFKIISEQGIASGVRRIEAVAGEAFIEYVNARDSYLKQLCSTLKVKPEEVTARIENLLEELRAARNENSTVRAKAAVYKASVIASKAFLVGNSNQYRILVEWLDDVDAESLKSAAEYLMETLADPAAIVLGSCPGEGKVSLVAAFTPGVVDQGIQAGKFIGQIAKLCGGGGGGRPNFAQAGGRKPENLAAALEKAKSELIANLSEKGN, from the exons ATGGAAGGATTGGCAGTTCAGCTCCCACGGCTCCTTCCATTCCCGCTTCCTAAATATGCCGTTCCGTTTTCTACTTCCATTTCCACCTCCACCG GATTTATTTCTCTCAAACAACTACAACTATCTCCACGTCCTCCTCGTTTTCCCTTTTGTACACCATCATCTCATTCCCAGCCTCAACCCGAACAACTCACCGTCGTCGATAATTCTGTCACCGGTGATTCAATACGCCAAAGATTTCTCGCTTTTTATGCTTCCCGTGGTCACAAGGTCCTTCCTAGTGCTTCTTTAGTCCCAGATGACCCCACTGTTCTCCTCACTATCGCTGGAATGCTTCAATTCAAACCCATCTTCCTCGCAAAG GTTCCTAGACAAGTCCCTCGTGCTACTACTGCACAAAGGTGCATCCGTACCAATGATATCAACAACGTTGGCCAAACCTCACGCCATCATACCTTCTTTGAGATGCTTGGAAACTTCAGCTTTGGTGATTACTTTAAAAAACAAGCTATTCAATGGGCATGGGACCTATCTACCGTTGA GTTCGGTTTGCCTCCGGAGAGATTATGGATTAGTGTATATCAAGACGATGATGAAACTTTTCAGTTATGGTCTCAACAG GTTGGTGTCCCCGTTGAGCGAATTAAGAGGTTGGGTGAAGATGACAATTTTTGGACCAGTGGAGCAACAGGTCCCTGCGGTCCGTGCTCCGAAATTTATTATGATTTTCATCCCGAGAGGGGATATGACGATGCC GATCTTGGCGATGATACACGGTTTATAGAGTTTTACAATCTAGTTTTCATGCAATACAACAAAAAAGACGATGGTTCTCTTGAACCACTAAAGCAGATGAACATAGATACTGGCCTCGGTCTCGAGCGCATGGCTCGCATTCTTCAAAAG GTTCCAAACAACTATGAAACTGACTTGATTCTCCCCATTATAGAGAAGGCATCTGAATTAGCAAATGTTTCATATGGAATTTCGGATGATCAGACCAAGAGGTATCTGAGA ATTGTAGGAGATCACATGCGTGCAATTGTGTTTCTCATATCGGATGGTGTCGTCCCATCAAATGTTGGGAGAGGTTATGTTGTTCGGCGACTTATCAGAAGGGTTGTTCGCACAAGCAGGTTGCTTGGTATAAAAGGGGATGGTAGAGGAGACCTTGAAGGAGCTTTTTTACCTATCATTGCCGAGAAAGTAGTAGAATTAAGTACGCACATTGATGCTGATGTGAAGAACAGAGCACCCCGTATCCTCGAGGAGTTGAAGAGAGAAGAGCTTCGGTTTGTTCAGACACTTGAGAGAGGAGAAAAGTTGCTTGAGGAGAAGCTTGCTGATGCTATATCAACTGCTGAAAGAAATGGAACCGTGCCTTGCTTGGCTGGTGAAGATGTGTTCATTTTGTACGATACTTACGGTTTCCCAATGGAAATAACAAAAGAAGTGGCTGAAGAGCGTGGTGTGAGTATTGACATGAATGGTTTTGATATTGAGATGGAGAAGCAAAGGCGGCAGTCTCAAGCCGCACACAATACTGTCAAGCTTGCCGTTGGAAGTGGGACAAATATTGCAGACAGTGTACCTGACACTGAATTTATTGGATATGATAGTCTTTATTGTAAAGCCATCATAGCAAGCCTAGTGGTAAATGGTGATCCAGCTGTACGTGTTAGTGAAGGGAGTAATGTAGAAATTTTGCTGAACAAGACTCCATTTTATGCTGAATCTGGAGGACAAATTGGAGATCATGGTTTTCTATATATTTCACAGGGTGAGAATCAACCTAAAGCTGTTGTGGAAATAATAGATGTTCAGAAGTCTTTTGGTAATATATTTGTTCACAAGGGCACAGTCCATAAGGGTGCTGTAGAGGTTGGCAAACAAGTGGAAGCAACAGTAGATGTTAAGTTGAGGCAACGAGCCCAGGTACAAAAATTGTGGACCCACTCATTTTTGTTAGGTGAATCTTCAGTCGTAATAAAATTTGATATAgacaactccttgcatcattgtaGTCATGCATATTTTAAAATTCCAAGCTTACAAGTTGTTCAAGATGACAGTGAATGTAATGTAACTGGTGCTTTGCAGGTTCATCATACTGCTACTCATTTACTACAAGCTGCACTTAAAAAAGTCATTGGTCAGGAGACCTCTCAAGCTGGTTCTTTGGTGGCTTTTGATCGTCTCAGGTTTGATTTCAACTTCCACCGTCCACTTCTTGACAGCGAGCTTGTAGAAATTGAAGTGCTGATCAACGGATGGGTTCAGGATGCAATTCTCCTTCAGACCAAAGTGATGCCCATTGCTGATGCAAAAAGGGAAGGAGCAATTGCAATGTTTGGAGAAAAGTATGGTGAAGAG GTACGTGTCGTGGAGGTTCCTGGAGTATCGATGGAACTTTGTGGTGGAACTCATGTCAGTAATACTTCTGAAATTCGTGGTTTTAAAATAATTTCAGAGCAGGGTATTGCATCTGGTGTCAGGCGAATAGAAGCTGTAGCTGGGGAAGCTTTCATTGAATATGTCAATGCCCGAGATTCTTATCTGAAACAGTTATGTTCAACTCTCAAA GTGAAACCTGAAGAAGTAACTGCAAGGATAGAAAACCTTTTAGAGGAGTTACGGGCAGCAAGAAATGAAAACTCCACCGTGCGTGCAAAAGCAGCAGTCTACAAAGCTTCAGTTATTGCAAGCAAAGCATTTCTCGTGGGGAATTCAAACCAGTACAG GATACTAGTTGAGTGGTTGGATGATGTTGATGCGGAGTCGCTTAAAAGTGCTGCAGAATATTTGATGGAAACGTTAGCAGATCCAGCTGCTATTGTTCTGGGCTCGTGTCCAGGTGAAGGGAAGGTTAGTCTAGTGGCTGCTTTTACTCCAGGGGTGGTTGACCAGGGGATTCAGGCAGGTAAATTTATCGGACAAATAGCAAAATTGTGTGGTGGCGGAGGAGGTGGAAGGCCCAATTTTGCTCAGGCTGGTGGGAGGAAGCCTGAAAATTTGGCTGCTGCCCTCGAGAAGGCTAAATCCGAGCTTATAGCTAATCTGAGTGAAAAAGGGAACTGA